TCTAGTTTTAAAAGAAATAATTTTTTGCGCTTTATAACAGTTAAGCACACTATATTTTGGACGTTGTGCAAAAGTAGGATAATGTCCTGTTTTAACAAGCTTTGAGGCATCAAATTGCGGGTTACACTTAAAAACAGCTTCCGCAAAACCGTGCCACGTCGTCTCACCCTCATTACTAAAGTGATATAAACCATACGCTTTTTCTTCAGCATCAATAATTCCCAATAAGAACTGCGCCAAATCATTCGCATTAGTTGGTGTTCCTGTTTGCTCGGTTGTAATCGATAGCGATTTACCTTCTTCAGCATATTTTAATATGGTTTTGAAAAAGTTATGCCCGTATTGAGAATACAACCATGATGATCTAACAATATAATGCATTTCGCAAATCTCCTGAATGTATTGTTCACCTTTAAGTTTTGATGCTCCGTAAACATTTATCGGATT
This genomic stretch from Ulvibacter sp. MAR_2010_11 harbors:
- the rfbD gene encoding dTDP-4-dehydrorhamnose reductase translates to MKKVLVTGANGQLGRCIKDNASEFPDLSFVFTSKRELDIENHAQVRDFFQNNKIDYCINTAAYTNVEKAESEQGKAFSLNTEAVKNLALCCKQHNVILLHISTDYVFDGKKRTPYTEEDVPNPINVYGASKLKGEQYIQEICEMHYIVRSSWLYSQYGHNFFKTILKYAEEGKSLSITTEQTGTPTNANDLAQFLLGIIDAEEKAYGLYHFSNEGETTWHGFAEAVFKCNPQFDASKLVKTGHYPTFAQRPKYSVLNCYKAQKIISFKTRNWKDSFIALLKIT